The sequence below is a genomic window from Rhizobium sp. NXC14.
CGCTCGCCGCCCTCATCGTCGCCGACTGCTGGAAGAATTTCCCGCTGGTGGCGCTAATCGCGCTCGCTGCACTCCAGGCCGTGCCGCGCGACATCACCGCCGCCTCGCTCGTCGACGGCGCCGGCCTCTTCGCGCGTTTCCGCTTCGTCATCCTGCCCTATCTCGCCGGCCCGCTGATGGTGGCGCTCGTGCTGCGCACGATCGAAGCCTTCAAGGTGTTCGACATCATCTGGGTCATGACCCGCGGCGGCCCGGCCAATAGCACACGCACGCTCTCGATCCTCGTCTATCAGGAAGCCTTCTCCTTCCAGCGCGCGGGCTCGGGCGCATCGCTCGCCCTGATCGTCACGCTGCTGGTAACGCTGCTTGCCGCAGGATACGCGGCGCTCGTGCGTAAGACTGCCGGGAGCGCCGCCTGATGGAACGCCGGAGCCCGCTCTTCTCAGCATTCATTCACCTCTGCGCCCTGCTGCTTGCCGCTGTCATCCTGGCTCCGATCCTGTGGCTTTTCATCATGAGCATCGCGCCGGCTGCCGATCTCGCCGCGAAGCCGCTGCGCTGGTGGCCGCAGGCGGTGGACTTTTCGCGATACCAGGTGCTGCTGTCGACACTCGAAAACAGCGCCGGCGCCGCCTTCACCTCGTCGCTGCGCAACAGCATCGAGGTGGCGGGCACGGCGACGATCGCCGCCATCGCGCTTGCCATTCCCGCCGGCTGGGCCGTGTCGCGCACACCTTCCGTCGGCTGGTCGCTGTCGATGGTGATCGCAACCTATATGCTGCCGCCAGTGGCGCTCGCAGTACCGCTCTATATGGGCCTCTCCCATCTCGGCATGCTGAACAACGTCTTCGGCCTCGCCCTCGTCTATTTGACGATCCTGGCGCCCTTCACCACTTGGCTGATGAAATCCGGCTTCGATTCCATCCCGCGCGAGATCGAATCTGCCGCGATGATCGACGGCGCCGGCCTGTTCCAGACGCTCCGGATCATCACATTGCCGCTCGCCGCCCCGGTGGTGGCGACCTCGAGCCTCTTTGCATTCCTGCTTGCCTGGGATGAATTCTTCTATGCGCTGCTCTTCACCTCGGACCAGCGCGCCAAAACGCTGACCGTCGCTATCGCAGATCTCGCCGGCGGCCGCGTCTCCGATTACGGACTGATCGCCACGGCAGGCGTGCTCGCCGCCCTGCCCCCGGTGTTGATCGGTCTCGTCATGCAACGCGCCCTGATTTCCGGGCTTACCAGCGACGGCGTCAAGGGATGAACATGACAACAGAAAGAAACCGGCCTGCCGGGCTTGCTGCGATCGATCGCGAAATGGCCCGCCAGCACGCCGATGCAATCGCCTCCTATGAAACGGCCGGACCGATGGCGGCAAGGGCCGCCGCCTCGCTGAAAAAGACCGGCCGCCTGCTCCTGATCGGCATGGGCGGCTCGCATGCGGTAAACCGCGCCGTCGAACCACTCTACCGTGGTCTTGGCATCGATGCCGTCGCGCTGCCGCTCTCCGAGCAGCTCGGCCAGCCGCTGCCGAGCGGCGGCAGGACGATCTTCGTTACCTCGCAATCGGGCGAAAGCGCCGAGGTCATGCGCTGGTTCAACGAGACCGGCGGGACGCCGGAAACTTTCGGCCTGACGCTTGAAGGCAGTTCCTTCCTAGCCAGGACCGCCCCCTCGCTGATCGGCAGCGGCGGCACCGAGCTCGCCTTTGCAGCCACCCGCAGCCTGACAGTGACCTTTGCTTTGCATCTGGCAATCCTCGCCGCCCTTGGCGAAGATCCGGCCCCGGCGCTTGCCGTCCTCAGGTCGCCGGAAGAGCATGACGTCGCAGCCGCGCTTGCAGCACTCGAAAACGTCGCGACCGTCGTCACGTCAGGCCGCCGCCTGCAAGGTGTCGCCGAAGCGCTGGCGCTCGGATTGACGGAGCTTTCGCGCCGCCCCTGCTTTTCCCTCGAAGGCGGGCAGCTCCGCCATGGCCCGATGGAAATGCTGGGGCCGGAGATTGGCGTCGTGCTGTTCCGCGGTCTGAACGAGACGGCCGGCCTGGTAACGGCAATGGCGATGTCTGCTGTCGAGACCGGCGCTCCCGTCATCATCTTTGACGCATCGACCGAAGCTCCGGTCGCCGGGGCGGTCACAATCCGCTTTCCCCCGGCAACGGGCCTCGCTGCGATCTTTGCGATGCTGCCGGTTGCGCAGCGGCTGATGATCGCCTTCGCCGACGCCCGCGTTGAGAATGCCGGAACGCCGGTTCGATCCACCAAGATTACCCGGAGCGAATGAATGCGGCCGCTTGCAGTCATCGGCAACGTCAACGTCGACCTGATCCTCGGACCGGCCGCCCCCTGGCCCAAGGCCGGGACGGAAATCATCGTCGATCATGACGAACTCAGGGTCGGCGGATCGGCCGGTAACAGCGCGCTCGCCTGGAAGGCGCTCGGGGTCGAATTCGAGATCGCCGCCAATATCGGCAGCGACCAGTTCGGTCACTGGCTGGCCGAAGCCTTCGGCCACCGTTCCGAGAAGTGGCCGATGCGCCCTGAACAAACGACCCTCTCCGTCGGCATCACCCACCCCGACGGCGAACGCACCTTCTTCACGACGCGGGGCCACCTGCCGCGCTTCAGCCTGGCCGATGTCTTCGCCGTCATCGACGGCAAAAGTCTGCGCGGCGGCTACGCGCTTCTCTGCGGCGGCTTTCTGACCGACGATCTGACCAGCCAATACGACGCCTTCTTCGACTGGGCCGAGAGCCATGACATCGCCGTCGCCCTCGACACCGGCTGGCCGCTCGACGGCTGGACTGAGCAGAATTGCGCTGCGACACGGACCTGGCTTTCTCGCAGCCGCATCGCGCTGCTCAACGAAGTCGAAACGACGACGCTTGCCGGCATCGCCGATCCGATCGAAGCCGCCCGGCACATCAGCTCGCATATGCCGCCAGGTGCGATCGTCGTCGTCAAACGCGGCCCCGATGGCGCCATCGCGATCGGACCTGACGGCCAGCTGGTGTCGGTGGCCGCGCCCGTTGTCGCGGTCGTCGACACGATCGGCGCCGGCGATGTCTTCAATGCCGCCTTCCTCGCAGCGCTGGCAAAGGATGAACCTTTGACGTCTTGCCTGAGAGCGGGAACCGAGGTCGCCTCGCGCGCCATCTCCACCCTCCCCCGCAGCTACGGTGACCCGACCTCTCCTCAGGAGCCACGGTCATGAGCGCCCTCGACATCGAAAACATCCGCAAGACCTATGGCGACGTAGAGACGCTGAAAGGCATCGATATCTCCCTGGAAAGCGGCGAATTCCTCGTCCTGCTCGGTTCCTCCGGCTGCGGCAAGTCCACTCTCCTGAACATCATCGCCGGCCTTGCCGAGGCGACGAGCGGTGACGTCAGGATCGGCGGCCGCTCGGTGCTCCGCGTGCATCCGAAGGACCGCGACATCGCCATGGTCTTCCAATCCTATGCGCTCTATCCCAATCTGACGGTGCATCGAAACATTGGCTTCGGCCTGGAAATGCGCAAAGTTCCGGCGCCGGAGCGCGACAGGGCCGTGCGCGATGCGGCAAAGCTCCTGCAGATCGAAAATCTGCTCGATCGCAAGCCGAGCCAGCTCTCGGGCGGCCAGCGGCAGCGCGTTGCGATCGGCCGTGCGCTGGTGCGCAAGCCGGAGGTGTTTCTCTTCGACGAGCCGCTTTCCAATCTCGACGCCAAGCTGCGCATGGAAATGCGCACCGAGATCAAGCGGCTGCACCAGATGCTGAAGACCACGGTCGTCTATGTCACTCATGACCAGATCGAGGCGATGACGCTTGCGAGCCGCATCGCCGTCATGCGCGACGGCCGCATCGAGCAGCTAGGCACGCCGGAAGAGATCTACAACAGTCCGGCGACGCTTTATGTCGCGACCTTCGTCGGCGCGCCGCCGATGAACCTTCTGACGGCAACGATCCGGGATAATCGACTGGTGCTCTCGGGTTCCGATACCAGCCTGCCTCTGCCCGTCCGCTTCGGTAAGGCGGCAGCCGATGGCCGCGACCTCATTCTCGGCATCCGCCCCGAGGCGCTTCGCACGGCTGGATCCGGGGCTTCGCTCGAGGCAACCGTGGAGGTTGCGGAGTTGACCGGCCCGGAGCTCGTTGTCACCGCCCTCGCGGGAAACCAGCGGCTGATGGCCTGCCTGCCGCCTCGCACCCCGGTCCGCGACGGCGAAAAACTCACGCTCTTCTTTGACGAGGAGGCGATGCATCTCTTCGATGCGCAAACCGGTCTCAGTTGCCTCCGCGGGGAGTAGAGCGATCAACGGTCGCTCGCTCAATTCGCCGCGTCGGCCGGCTTGCGCTTGTAGACGTGGATATAGTCGACGAGCAGGATGGAAGGATTTGGCGTTTCATCGATCGGCCAGCCCGAGCCGAGCGCCAGGTTCACCAGCGGATAAAACGGCATATGGAACTCCTTCGGCGTGTCGAAACTCCAGAGGTACTGGCGATCCAGGTAAAACGTCGTCTTG
It includes:
- a CDS encoding carbohydrate ABC transporter permease, which produces MERRSPLFSAFIHLCALLLAAVILAPILWLFIMSIAPAADLAAKPLRWWPQAVDFSRYQVLLSTLENSAGAAFTSSLRNSIEVAGTATIAAIALAIPAGWAVSRTPSVGWSLSMVIATYMLPPVALAVPLYMGLSHLGMLNNVFGLALVYLTILAPFTTWLMKSGFDSIPREIESAAMIDGAGLFQTLRIITLPLAAPVVATSSLFAFLLAWDEFFYALLFTSDQRAKTLTVAIADLAGGRVSDYGLIATAGVLAALPPVLIGLVMQRALISGLTSDGVKG
- a CDS encoding SIS domain-containing protein, which gives rise to MNMTTERNRPAGLAAIDREMARQHADAIASYETAGPMAARAAASLKKTGRLLLIGMGGSHAVNRAVEPLYRGLGIDAVALPLSEQLGQPLPSGGRTIFVTSQSGESAEVMRWFNETGGTPETFGLTLEGSSFLARTAPSLIGSGGTELAFAATRSLTVTFALHLAILAALGEDPAPALAVLRSPEEHDVAAALAALENVATVVTSGRRLQGVAEALALGLTELSRRPCFSLEGGQLRHGPMEMLGPEIGVVLFRGLNETAGLVTAMAMSAVETGAPVIIFDASTEAPVAGAVTIRFPPATGLAAIFAMLPVAQRLMIAFADARVENAGTPVRSTKITRSE
- a CDS encoding PfkB family carbohydrate kinase, whose protein sequence is MRPLAVIGNVNVDLILGPAAPWPKAGTEIIVDHDELRVGGSAGNSALAWKALGVEFEIAANIGSDQFGHWLAEAFGHRSEKWPMRPEQTTLSVGITHPDGERTFFTTRGHLPRFSLADVFAVIDGKSLRGGYALLCGGFLTDDLTSQYDAFFDWAESHDIAVALDTGWPLDGWTEQNCAATRTWLSRSRIALLNEVETTTLAGIADPIEAARHISSHMPPGAIVVVKRGPDGAIAIGPDGQLVSVAAPVVAVVDTIGAGDVFNAAFLAALAKDEPLTSCLRAGTEVASRAISTLPRSYGDPTSPQEPRS
- the ugpC gene encoding sn-glycerol-3-phosphate ABC transporter ATP-binding protein UgpC encodes the protein MSALDIENIRKTYGDVETLKGIDISLESGEFLVLLGSSGCGKSTLLNIIAGLAEATSGDVRIGGRSVLRVHPKDRDIAMVFQSYALYPNLTVHRNIGFGLEMRKVPAPERDRAVRDAAKLLQIENLLDRKPSQLSGGQRQRVAIGRALVRKPEVFLFDEPLSNLDAKLRMEMRTEIKRLHQMLKTTVVYVTHDQIEAMTLASRIAVMRDGRIEQLGTPEEIYNSPATLYVATFVGAPPMNLLTATIRDNRLVLSGSDTSLPLPVRFGKAAADGRDLILGIRPEALRTAGSGASLEATVEVAELTGPELVVTALAGNQRLMACLPPRTPVRDGEKLTLFFDEEAMHLFDAQTGLSCLRGE